From one Rhodamnia argentea isolate NSW1041297 chromosome 1, ASM2092103v1, whole genome shotgun sequence genomic stretch:
- the LOC125314755 gene encoding disease resistance protein RPV1-like, producing the protein MILETTEPREAEHSWLARSWRSFSKLEQLKELLLDQTLIREIPSFIGSLTKLEKLSARYCASLVGLPDSIGGLVNLSTLVLSGCVEIAALPDSIGSLVNLRCLSLRRCHRLRWIPNSIGKLKLLTQLDLIGCPCLEELLPQMGKLEQLKKLPPHQTMMQGILSSTGPLKKPEMLSAKDRKSFLILLTQLNLTGCLRLVELPRLGELEQLEQFLPDRTVTCSRLEELPLQMGELKHMERLRLDKTMIRSIPLSIGSLTKLKTLSSMDCELLVGLPDSIGGLESLLTLDLSGCVKLAALPDSIGLLVTLQFLSLGRCYRLREIPNSIGKLELMIQLDLSWTTIMELPESIGDLQNLEVLDITHSSIKEIPDGIGRLKELKVLKEL; encoded by the exons ATGATTCTCGAAACGACGGAACCGAGGGAAGCGGAGCATTCCTGGCTCGCACGAAGCTGGAGAAGCTTTAGTAAATTGGAACAATTGAAGGAACTTCTTCTAGATCAAACTTTGATAAGAGAAATTCCTTCCTTCATCGGTTCTCTCACGAAGCTGGAGAAGCTTAGTGCTAGATATTGCGCATCATTGGTTGGACTTCCGGACTCGATAGGCGGCTTGGTGAATTTGTCGACCCTTGTCTTGTCAGGCTGTGTTGAGATTGCAGCACTTCCAGACAGCATCGGGTCCCTCGTGAACTTGCGGTGCTTGTCACTGAGACGCTGCCACCGTTTGAGATGGATCCCCAACTCAATTGGGAAGTTGAAATTGTTGACTCAACTCGACTTGATAGGATGTCCGTGTCTTGAGGAGCTGCTGCCTCAAATGGGTAAACTAGAACAATTGAAGAAGCTTCCTCCACATCAAACTATGATGCAAGGTATTCTTTCCTCCACCGGTCCTCTAAAGAAGCCAGAGATGCTTAGTGCCAAGGATCGCAAATCATTTCTTATCCTGTTGACTCAACTGAACTTGACTGGATGTTTGCGTCTTGTGGAGCTGCCGCGTCTCGGTGAACTAGAACAACTGGAGCAATTTCTTCCAGATCGAACCGTCAC ATGTTCGCGTCTTGAGGAGCTGCCGCTTCAAATGGGTGAACTAAAACACATGGAGAGACTTCGTCTAGATAAAACTATGATACGAAGTATTCCTTTGTCCATCGGTTCTCTAACGAAGCTAAAGACGCTAAGTTCCATGGATTGCGAATTATTGGTTGGACTTCCGGACTCAATAGGCGGTTTGGAGAGCTTGTTGACCCTTGACTTATCAGGCTGTGTTAAGCTTGCGGCACTTCCAGACAGCATCGGGCTCCTTGTGACTCTGCAGTTCTTGTCATTGGGACGCTGCTACCGATTGAGAGAGATCCCCAACTCAATTGGGAAGTTGGAATTGATGATTCAACTGGACTTGTCATGGACGACAATCATGGAATTACCAGAATCTATAGGGGATTTGCAAAATTTGGAAGTTCTGGATATTACTCACAGTAGCATAAAAGAGATACCAGATGGTATTGGAAGGTTGAAGGAGCTAAAGGTGCTTAAAGAATTGTAA